Proteins encoded together in one Kutzneria kofuensis window:
- a CDS encoding MFS transporter — protein MEGTGRAARYRDVFANGEFRALWLAELVSSAGDQVARVALSVLVYVRTGSAALTAFTFALTFLPALIGPVLAGLADRYPRREVMIACDLSRGAVMTVMALPFVPLWVMFPLIFVAQLLSSPSNAARGALLADVLAGDMLTVGQGLRQIVGQIAQVGGFAVGGFLTAILTPYGSLAVNAASFFVSASIIFTGVRHRPAPIGDGGSISLLESTRRGARLVFADRQLRTLIWIIWMIGLPVTADGIAVPYASTISAEPTAGSWLLAATPVGAIIGAFVLTKLQPALRLRLMAPLAGLSGLPLLICVLQPNLIISCVLFGLSGVAAAYMVVAPATFIQRSPQASRGQAIGLMTSGYIASQGICLALGGVIADRLGPAGALGVAGAVALVLGAALTVAWRRVDLVEVSHGPAGTAA, from the coding sequence TTGGAGGGGACCGGACGCGCTGCCAGGTACCGGGACGTATTCGCCAACGGCGAGTTCCGGGCCTTGTGGCTGGCCGAGCTCGTTTCCAGTGCGGGCGACCAGGTGGCGCGGGTCGCGCTGTCGGTGCTGGTCTACGTGCGGACGGGGTCTGCGGCGCTGACCGCGTTCACGTTTGCGCTGACCTTCCTGCCCGCCCTGATCGGACCGGTGCTGGCCGGCCTGGCCGACCGATATCCGCGACGCGAGGTCATGATTGCCTGCGACCTGTCGCGCGGCGCGGTGATGACCGTTATGGCCCTGCCGTTCGTTCCGTTGTGGGTCATGTTTCCCCTCATTTTCGTCGCTCAACTGCTCAGTTCGCCGTCGAATGCGGCGCGTGGGGCCCTGTTGGCCGATGTTCTTGCGGGCGACATGCTCACCGTCGGGCAGGGACTCCGGCAAATCGTGGGACAGATCGCCCAAGTGGGCGGTTTCGCCGTCGGCGGCTTTCTGACCGCGATCCTCACCCCGTACGGCTCACTCGCGGTGAATGCGGCGAGCTTCTTCGTGTCCGCATCGATCATTTTCACCGGAGTTCGTCACCGTCCGGCCCCAATTGGTGACGGTGGGTCGATATCGCTTCTGGAGTCGACGCGTCGCGGCGCCCGACTCGTGTTCGCGGACCGGCAGTTGCGCACGCTTATCTGGATCATCTGGATGATTGGCCTGCCGGTGACCGCGGACGGTATCGCCGTCCCCTACGCGTCGACGATCAGCGCGGAACCGACGGCGGGAAGTTGGTTGCTGGCCGCGACCCCGGTCGGCGCCATCATCGGGGCATTCGTGCTCACCAAGCTCCAGCCGGCACTGCGACTGCGGCTGATGGCGCCGCTGGCCGGCCTGTCCGGACTGCCGCTGCTGATCTGCGTGCTGCAGCCGAACCTGATCATCTCGTGCGTGCTGTTCGGCCTGTCCGGGGTCGCGGCGGCGTACATGGTGGTCGCGCCCGCGACGTTCATCCAGCGCTCGCCACAGGCCAGCCGTGGCCAGGCGATCGGGCTGATGACCTCGGGTTACATCGCTTCACAGGGGATCTGTCTCGCGCTCGGCGGCGTGATCGCCGACCGGCTGGGGCCCGCCGGGGCCCTGGGGGTGGCCGGTGCGGTCGCGCTGGTGCTGGGGGCGGCGCTGACCGTGGCCTGGCGTCGGGTCGACCTCGTGGAGGTGAGCCATGGACCTGCTGGAACCGCAGCTTAG
- a CDS encoding class II fructose-bisphosphate aldolase, with protein sequence MTLTPTGEIVDAAAAAGRGVGAFNVIQLEHAEALVAGAEAAGAPVVLQISENAVRYHGSLAPIGLATLAVARQSSTKVAVHLDHAENADLVAEAVQLGFTSVMFDASKLEYEENVRATAEVVRRCHAAGVHVEAELGEVGGKDGVHAPGARTDPDQAREFVEATGVDSLAVAVGSSHAMLTRDAALDFDLIGLLRDKVGVPLVLHGSSGVADADLTRAVEAGMTKINIATHLNNAFTTAVRTYLTENPQVVDTRKYLAPGREAVAAEVTRLLGVLRSN encoded by the coding sequence GTGACGCTGACGCCGACCGGCGAGATCGTCGACGCCGCTGCCGCCGCGGGCCGTGGGGTCGGGGCGTTCAACGTGATCCAGCTGGAACACGCCGAGGCGCTGGTCGCCGGGGCGGAGGCGGCGGGCGCGCCGGTGGTGTTGCAGATCAGCGAGAACGCCGTGCGCTATCACGGTTCGCTGGCTCCGATCGGGCTCGCGACGCTGGCCGTGGCCCGGCAGTCGTCGACGAAGGTCGCCGTGCACCTGGATCATGCGGAGAACGCCGATCTCGTGGCCGAGGCGGTGCAGCTGGGCTTCACCAGTGTCATGTTCGACGCGTCCAAACTGGAGTACGAGGAGAACGTCCGGGCCACTGCTGAGGTGGTTCGGCGCTGTCACGCGGCGGGCGTGCACGTGGAGGCGGAGCTGGGCGAGGTCGGTGGCAAGGACGGCGTGCACGCGCCGGGCGCCCGGACCGATCCGGACCAGGCCCGCGAGTTCGTCGAGGCGACCGGGGTGGACTCGCTGGCGGTCGCCGTCGGCAGCTCGCACGCGATGTTGACCCGGGACGCCGCCCTGGACTTCGACCTGATCGGGTTGCTGCGGGACAAGGTCGGCGTGCCGCTGGTCCTGCACGGCTCGTCCGGCGTCGCCGACGCCGATCTCACCCGGGCCGTCGAGGCCGGCATGACGAAGATCAATATCGCGACGCACCTGAACAACGCCTTCACCACGGCCGTTCGGACCTATCTGACGGAGAATCCGCAGGTCGTGGACACGCGCAAGTACCTGGCGCCGGGCCGGGAGGCGGTCGCCGCCGAGGTGACCCGGCTGCTCGGCGTGCTCAGAAGCAACTAA
- a CDS encoding GGDEF domain-containing protein encodes MAGKPARQIIGERGSLLTVPVRAIWFQLLIVFAAVGIVSMSATAMTTNATQWVTLGVLVACAVAHNELARGIERGRREVSGPGHVDLCSVWLFAGALLLPLPLVGLLLVLVYGHYQWRSTFIALHRRIFSVSVLVLSALAAHQVLGLIGGPGHLFGPSVSTTVAVILLALAVYTGVDVALIATRVHLYGAPGVTVRKVFGDPSKHMLEISTLFYGSLLAFAVGYSPVLAVLAFPPVLMLHRSVLLKQVEEKASKDAKTGLFNSEGWHTRANRERSRALRSKEAFGLLMVDLDHFKRVNDTYGHVAGDAVLKAVADAISNEVRDYDSVGRFGGEEFVVLLPGMSEDDGVGVAERIRHAVTQLVVEAPVEGRTTVIRNLSASIGVSTFPNAGDDIEPLLLAADAALYQAKNSGRNRVVSWTALAKPVLAVAA; translated from the coding sequence ATGGCGGGCAAACCAGCTAGGCAGATCATCGGTGAGCGCGGTTCGCTGCTGACCGTTCCGGTGCGGGCCATTTGGTTCCAGCTGTTGATCGTCTTTGCCGCGGTCGGCATCGTTTCGATGTCGGCGACGGCCATGACGACGAACGCGACGCAGTGGGTGACGCTGGGGGTGCTCGTCGCCTGCGCCGTGGCCCACAACGAGTTGGCCCGTGGTATCGAGCGCGGCCGCCGCGAGGTGTCCGGCCCCGGCCACGTCGACCTGTGTTCCGTGTGGTTGTTCGCCGGCGCGCTGCTGTTGCCGCTGCCGCTGGTCGGCCTGCTGCTGGTGCTGGTGTACGGGCACTACCAGTGGCGTAGCACGTTCATCGCCCTGCACCGCCGGATCTTCTCCGTGTCGGTCCTGGTGCTGTCCGCGCTGGCCGCGCACCAGGTGCTCGGTCTCATCGGCGGCCCCGGCCACCTGTTCGGCCCGTCGGTGAGCACCACCGTGGCAGTGATCCTGCTGGCGCTGGCCGTCTACACCGGTGTCGACGTCGCCCTGATCGCCACCCGCGTGCACCTCTACGGCGCGCCGGGCGTGACCGTGCGCAAGGTGTTCGGCGACCCGAGCAAGCACATGCTGGAGATCTCCACCCTGTTCTACGGCTCGCTGCTGGCCTTCGCCGTCGGCTACAGCCCGGTGCTGGCCGTGCTCGCCTTCCCGCCGGTGCTGATGTTGCACCGGTCGGTGCTGCTCAAGCAGGTCGAGGAGAAGGCGAGCAAGGACGCCAAGACGGGCCTGTTCAACAGCGAGGGCTGGCACACCAGGGCCAACCGTGAGCGGTCCCGGGCACTGCGCTCCAAGGAGGCGTTCGGCCTGCTGATGGTCGACCTCGACCACTTCAAGCGGGTCAACGACACCTACGGGCACGTCGCCGGCGACGCGGTGCTCAAGGCGGTGGCGGACGCGATCTCCAACGAGGTCCGCGACTACGACTCGGTCGGCCGGTTCGGCGGCGAGGAGTTCGTGGTGCTGCTGCCGGGCATGAGCGAGGACGACGGTGTCGGCGTGGCGGAGCGGATCCGACATGCGGTGACGCAGCTGGTGGTGGAGGCGCCCGTCGAGGGTCGGACGACGGTCATCCGGAACCTGTCGGCGTCCATCGGCGTCTCGACCTTCCCGAACGCCGGTGACGACATCGAACCCTTGCTCCTAGCGGCCGATGCCGCCCTCTACCAGGCCAAGAACAGCGGGCGAAATCGCGTGGTCAGCTGGACGGCCCTGGCCAAACCCGTGCTGGCGGTCGCGGCCTGA
- a CDS encoding ROK family protein encodes MARTRYVVAVDVGGTDMKAALVSGTPTAATVVTSRRRATPRGEDGTATAHAVVGAIVDLVDELRGVVDHPVDAVGVVVPGVVDEEEGIGVFSANLGWRDFPFRLLLAERTGLPVSFGHDVRAGGLAEHRLGNARGLTDVVIMPIGTGIAAALMIGGRLHVHGGELGHVDVGHGEPCGCGQRGCVETVASSAAIARRYSARAGKQVNRASVVADLVRAGDPDAVAVWHDAVDALAKGILIAATLLGPEAVVLGGGLALAGDLLIEPLRKRLAELIVFQRQPELLLAALGDEAGCLGAALMAIDAVEA; translated from the coding sequence GTGGCTCGCACTAGGTACGTGGTGGCCGTCGACGTCGGCGGCACTGACATGAAGGCCGCCCTGGTGTCCGGGACGCCGACCGCGGCGACCGTGGTGACCAGCAGGCGTCGCGCCACCCCGCGCGGTGAGGACGGCACGGCCACCGCGCACGCGGTGGTCGGCGCGATCGTCGATCTGGTGGACGAGTTGCGCGGGGTGGTGGACCACCCGGTGGACGCGGTCGGCGTGGTGGTGCCGGGCGTGGTCGACGAGGAAGAGGGCATCGGCGTCTTCTCCGCCAACCTCGGCTGGCGGGACTTCCCGTTCCGGCTGCTGCTGGCCGAGCGGACCGGCCTGCCGGTGAGCTTCGGCCACGACGTGCGGGCCGGCGGCCTGGCCGAGCACCGGCTCGGCAACGCCAGGGGCCTGACCGACGTGGTGATCATGCCCATCGGCACCGGCATCGCCGCCGCGCTGATGATCGGCGGCCGGCTCCACGTGCACGGCGGCGAGCTGGGGCATGTCGACGTCGGCCACGGCGAGCCGTGCGGCTGCGGGCAGCGCGGCTGCGTGGAGACCGTCGCCTCGTCGGCGGCGATCGCCCGACGCTACTCGGCCCGTGCCGGCAAGCAGGTGAATCGGGCGTCCGTGGTGGCGGACCTGGTGCGGGCCGGCGACCCGGACGCGGTCGCGGTCTGGCACGACGCCGTCGACGCCCTGGCCAAGGGCATCTTGATCGCGGCGACGCTGCTCGGGCCGGAGGCCGTGGTGCTCGGCGGCGGGTTGGCTCTGGCGGGTGATCTGCTCATCGAACCGTTGCGGAAGCGGCTGGCGGAACTGATCGTGTTCCAACGGCAGCCCGAACTGCTGCTCGCCGCCCTCGGCGATGAGGCAGGCTGTCTGGGAGCAGCGTTGATGGCGATAGATGCCGTGGAGGCATAG
- a CDS encoding SigE family RNA polymerase sigma factor, whose product MHRLGILAAVDVQPNSVERTLSHLRAVDGPEPSTAAPLTLEDLYRQHRMRLVRLAILLVDEPATAEDVVQEAFTGLHRNWGGLRDAQAAVGYLRTAVVNGSRSVLRRRKTARDYTPPHTANARSAESLAMLTAEHQAVVNALAKLPPRQREVLVLRYYGDLSEAEIAEATGISKGTVKSTASRALDALQKAMAN is encoded by the coding sequence ATGCACCGGTTGGGTATTCTCGCCGCCGTGGACGTGCAGCCGAACAGCGTCGAGCGGACCCTCTCCCACCTGCGGGCGGTTGACGGGCCGGAACCTTCCACGGCTGCCCCGCTGACCCTGGAGGATCTGTACCGGCAGCACCGGATGCGGTTGGTCCGGCTGGCGATCCTGCTGGTGGACGAGCCGGCGACGGCCGAGGACGTGGTGCAGGAGGCCTTCACCGGCCTGCACCGCAACTGGGGCGGGCTGCGCGACGCCCAGGCGGCCGTCGGCTACCTGCGCACGGCGGTGGTGAACGGCAGCCGGTCGGTGCTGCGCCGCCGCAAGACGGCCCGCGACTACACCCCGCCGCACACCGCCAACGCCCGCTCCGCCGAGAGCCTGGCGATGCTGACCGCCGAGCACCAGGCCGTGGTCAACGCCCTGGCGAAGCTGCCGCCGCGGCAGCGTGAGGTGCTGGTGCTGCGCTACTACGGCGACCTGTCCGAGGCGGAGATCGCCGAGGCCACCGGCATCTCCAAGGGCACCGTGAAGTCCACCGCCAGCCGGGCCCTGGACGCGCTGCAGAAGGCGATGGCCAACTAG
- the nagA gene encoding N-acetylglucosamine-6-phosphate deacetylase produces the protein MADLVLAGGRILTPDGELDPGWVSVTDGRIDAVGAGERPDATVDLDGCWLVPGFVDVHCHGGGGRAFTGHDPGLAIAAHRRHGTTTTMASLVSRPIKELARQISELAELVRDGDIAGIHLEGPFLSAARCGAHDPRVLRPPDLDSVRALLAAGGGTIKMVTIAPELEGAVEATKLLVDNGVIVAIGHTDAAEAQVVPAVDAGASVATHLFNGMRPLHHREPGPIGALLDDERVSVELICDLVHLHPTAVRLAAHHAGPARTLLITDAMAAAGMGDGVYDLGGLEVTVQDGVPTLAGGSLAGSTLTMDLAFRNFVRQCGLSMAEAVAATAGRPAQLLGLADEVGAVSVGLLADFVVLDKELRVRDVYRRGRREDRS, from the coding sequence GTGGCTGACCTGGTGCTGGCCGGCGGTCGGATCCTCACGCCCGACGGCGAGCTGGATCCCGGCTGGGTGTCGGTGACGGACGGCCGGATCGATGCCGTCGGCGCCGGCGAGCGGCCGGACGCAACGGTGGACCTGGACGGCTGCTGGCTGGTGCCGGGTTTCGTCGACGTGCACTGCCACGGCGGCGGCGGTCGGGCGTTCACCGGCCACGACCCGGGGCTGGCGATCGCCGCCCACCGCCGGCACGGCACCACCACCACGATGGCGAGCCTGGTGTCCCGACCGATCAAGGAGCTGGCCCGGCAGATCAGCGAGCTCGCGGAGCTGGTCCGCGACGGCGACATCGCCGGCATCCATCTGGAGGGCCCGTTCCTGTCGGCGGCCCGGTGCGGCGCGCACGACCCCAGGGTGCTGCGGCCGCCGGACCTCGACTCCGTGCGCGCGCTGCTGGCGGCCGGCGGCGGCACCATCAAGATGGTGACCATCGCGCCGGAGCTGGAAGGCGCGGTCGAGGCGACGAAACTGTTGGTGGACAACGGGGTCATTGTCGCGATTGGACACACGGACGCGGCCGAGGCGCAGGTGGTGCCCGCGGTCGACGCGGGCGCTTCCGTTGCCACCCATCTGTTCAACGGCATGCGCCCGCTGCACCACCGCGAACCCGGCCCCATCGGCGCGCTGTTGGACGACGAACGGGTCAGCGTCGAGCTGATCTGCGACCTGGTGCACCTGCACCCGACGGCCGTTCGGCTGGCCGCGCACCACGCCGGCCCGGCGCGCACGCTGCTGATCACGGATGCGATGGCGGCGGCCGGCATGGGCGACGGCGTCTACGACCTCGGCGGGCTGGAGGTCACGGTGCAGGACGGCGTGCCGACACTGGCCGGCGGTTCGCTCGCCGGCAGCACGCTGACGATGGACCTGGCGTTCCGGAACTTCGTGCGGCAGTGCGGGTTGTCGATGGCCGAGGCGGTCGCCGCGACCGCCGGCCGGCCCGCCCAGCTGCTGGGCCTGGCGGACGAGGTCGGTGCCGTCTCGGTCGGCCTGCTCGCGGACTTTGTCGTGCTGGACAAGGAACTGCGGGTGCGAGACGTGTACCGCAGGGGTCGTCGGGAGGACCGTTCGTGA
- a CDS encoding DedA family protein — MTTAIAASTTTVIALPGWLNADTILQGLGPYVFLGVALLIFADCGILIGFLIPGDTLLFTLGLLIARGVVDMPLWLACVILSVCAVVGNVTGYWIGRGIGPKLFDRPDSKIFKRKHVERTHEFFEKYGARAIILARFVPIVRTFITAIAGVGKMDQRKFFTYSAIGGVLWAVLVPLGGYFLGQIQFVHDNLEVFLIAIPVLSVIPIVFEVIKARRERIEREALAGEGPALDATQQFDMRSEDMDATQRIDRIR; from the coding sequence GTGACCACCGCGATCGCCGCGAGCACGACCACCGTCATCGCCCTGCCGGGTTGGCTGAACGCCGACACCATCCTGCAGGGCCTCGGGCCGTACGTCTTCCTGGGCGTGGCCCTGCTGATCTTCGCCGACTGCGGCATCCTGATCGGCTTCCTGATCCCGGGTGACACGCTGTTGTTCACCCTGGGCCTGCTGATCGCCCGCGGCGTGGTGGACATGCCACTGTGGCTGGCCTGCGTGATCCTCTCCGTGTGTGCCGTCGTCGGCAACGTCACCGGCTACTGGATCGGCCGCGGCATCGGTCCGAAGCTGTTCGACCGGCCCGATTCCAAGATCTTCAAGCGCAAGCACGTCGAGCGCACCCACGAGTTCTTCGAGAAGTACGGCGCCCGGGCCATCATCCTGGCCCGTTTCGTGCCGATCGTGCGCACGTTCATCACCGCCATCGCCGGCGTCGGCAAGATGGACCAGCGCAAGTTCTTCACCTACTCCGCCATCGGCGGCGTGCTGTGGGCCGTGCTCGTGCCGCTGGGCGGCTACTTCCTCGGCCAGATCCAGTTCGTGCACGACAACCTCGAGGTCTTCCTGATCGCCATCCCGGTGCTGTCGGTCATCCCGATCGTGTTCGAGGTGATCAAGGCCCGCCGCGAGCGCATCGAGCGGGAGGCCCTCGCCGGCGAGGGTCCGGCCCTGGACGCCACCCAGCAGTTCGACATGCGCTCCGAGGACATGGACGCCACCCAGCGCATCGACCGCATTCGCTGA
- a CDS encoding SDR family oxidoreductase — protein MGTNTMAGKVVLITGAARGIGAESARRLASLGAKVALVGLEREQLEATAAECGPEAGAWEADVTDWEALETAVAGVVERYGAIDVVIANAGVAATGFVRSIDPAAFERTIEINLLGVWRTVRVCLPHLIRSRGYCLVVSSLAAISHAPGMAAYSASKAGCEAFADSLRAEVRHLGVDVGTAYFSWIATDMVNSADQHPVFGRMRSRLPGPIGRTYPVSEVGKAVAAGVNRRARAIHVPGWVAGLKLFRGIVNQLSLPIAAMGAKDSDQAALDDVKARGADASRPVGPGGAAGFDSAERRVGLSSPRPRAPGSTG, from the coding sequence ATGGGCACGAACACCATGGCCGGCAAGGTTGTGCTGATCACCGGCGCGGCCCGGGGCATCGGGGCCGAGTCGGCCCGGCGGCTGGCGTCGCTGGGGGCCAAGGTCGCCCTGGTCGGGCTGGAACGGGAACAGCTGGAGGCGACGGCCGCGGAGTGCGGGCCGGAGGCCGGCGCCTGGGAGGCCGACGTCACGGACTGGGAGGCGCTGGAGACCGCGGTCGCCGGCGTCGTGGAGCGCTACGGCGCGATCGACGTGGTGATCGCCAACGCCGGCGTCGCGGCCACCGGTTTCGTCCGGTCCATCGACCCGGCGGCGTTCGAGCGGACCATCGAGATCAACCTGCTCGGGGTGTGGCGGACCGTACGGGTCTGCCTGCCGCACCTGATCCGCAGCCGCGGCTACTGCCTGGTGGTGTCCTCGCTGGCGGCCATCTCCCACGCCCCCGGCATGGCGGCGTACTCGGCGAGCAAGGCGGGCTGCGAGGCGTTCGCGGACAGCCTGCGAGCCGAGGTCCGCCACCTCGGCGTCGACGTCGGCACGGCCTACTTCTCCTGGATCGCCACGGACATGGTCAACAGTGCCGACCAGCACCCCGTGTTCGGCAGGATGCGCAGCCGGCTGCCGGGGCCGATCGGCCGCACCTACCCGGTGTCGGAGGTGGGCAAGGCCGTGGCGGCCGGCGTGAACCGGCGGGCCAGGGCGATCCACGTGCCGGGCTGGGTCGCCGGGCTGAAGCTGTTCCGCGGCATCGTCAACCAGCTGTCGCTGCCGATCGCCGCGATGGGCGCGAAGGACTCCGACCAGGCGGCGCTGGACGACGTCAAAGCCCGCGGCGCGGACGCGTCCCGCCCGGTGGGTCCCGGCGGCGCCGCCGGCTTCGACAGCGCTGAACGCCGGGTAGGCCTTAGCTCACCCAGGCCCCGAGCACCGGGGTCCACGGGGTGA
- a CDS encoding YciI family protein, with protein sequence MPKFAVEYSYIEDVPRRHAVRPEHRDYLSALADKGKVLAAGAWTADDGALLLFETEDESELQGILDNDPYKAAEVIASTKITPWTPVLGAWVS encoded by the coding sequence GTGCCCAAGTTCGCGGTCGAGTACAGCTACATCGAGGACGTGCCTCGCCGGCACGCCGTCCGACCGGAGCATCGGGACTACCTCAGCGCCCTCGCCGACAAGGGCAAGGTGCTCGCCGCCGGCGCGTGGACCGCGGACGACGGCGCGTTGCTGCTCTTCGAGACCGAGGACGAGTCGGAGCTGCAGGGCATCCTCGACAACGATCCGTACAAGGCGGCCGAGGTCATCGCGTCGACCAAGATCACCCCGTGGACCCCGGTGCTCGGGGCCTGGGTGAGCTAA
- a CDS encoding aldo/keto reductase produces the protein MTGSSGRTALLDDHTRQRGVLQDYVRIAAKIGTSDLDSSTANLGGAVFEWPADPETSFTVPDTYVEAGGDFLVTADTYSARVAGNSGGASESMNGPRTAARGNRGRMIITTGVGPFPGPSEPGATTVTTAVDASPCRLRSDHIDLLRARFDDRDTPPAREGMPALPYYGLATGFLTGKCRPDVPRAAGRGRAAPADDDR, from the coding sequence GTGACCGGTAGTTCGGGCCGGACGGCCCTCCTGGACGATCACACCCGGCAGCGCGGGGTGCTTCAGGACTATGTTCGAATCGCGGCGAAGATCGGAACATCGGACCTTGACTCTTCGACGGCGAACCTGGGCGGCGCCGTCTTCGAGTGGCCGGCGGACCCGGAAACATCGTTCACCGTGCCCGACACATATGTCGAGGCCGGGGGCGACTTTCTGGTCACCGCGGACACCTACTCGGCCCGGGTGGCCGGCAACTCGGGCGGTGCGTCGGAATCGATGAACGGGCCCCGGACGGCCGCCCGGGGCAATCGCGGCCGCATGATCATCACGACCGGGGTGGGCCCGTTTCCCGGCCCGTCGGAGCCGGGTGCGACAACGGTCACAACGGCGGTCGACGCCTCGCCGTGCCGGCTCCGCTCCGATCACATCGACCTCCTTCGCGCCCGCTTCGACGACCGGGACACGCCACCGGCCCGCGAAGGCATGCCCGCTCTGCCGTACTACGGCTTGGCCACGGGATTCCTCACCGGCAAGTGCCGGCCGGACGTTCCGAGGGCCGCTGGGCGAGGACGAGCTGCGCCGGCTGACGACGACCGCTAA
- a CDS encoding DeoR/GlpR family DNA-binding transcription regulator — MNRYERLTALLELLAERGRVEVDDIAEELAVSAATIRRDLDHLAEQQLLTRTRGGAVAHAVSYDLPLRYKTARHADAKLRIARAAASLVDKGAVVGLNGGTTATEVARALVARAELDLTIVTNALNIANELAVRQQIKLVVTGGVVRPQSYELIGPLARLIPEELTLDVIFLGVDHVDPKLGASARNEGEAAINRLLAERSGRVVVVADSSKLGGSAFVRICPIEEIHGLITDADADEAVVAEFRDRGIDVQLV, encoded by the coding sequence ATGAATCGGTACGAGCGGCTCACCGCCCTGCTGGAGCTGCTCGCCGAGCGGGGCCGGGTGGAGGTCGACGACATCGCCGAGGAGCTCGCGGTGTCCGCCGCGACCATCCGCCGCGACCTCGACCACCTCGCCGAGCAGCAGCTGCTGACCCGCACCCGCGGCGGCGCGGTCGCCCACGCCGTGTCCTACGACCTGCCGCTGCGCTACAAGACGGCCCGGCACGCCGACGCCAAGCTGCGCATCGCCCGGGCCGCCGCCTCGCTCGTGGACAAGGGGGCCGTGGTCGGCCTGAACGGCGGCACCACCGCGACCGAGGTGGCCCGGGCCCTGGTCGCGCGGGCGGAGCTGGACCTGACCATCGTCACCAACGCCCTGAACATCGCCAACGAGCTGGCCGTGCGGCAGCAGATCAAGCTGGTGGTCACCGGCGGCGTCGTGCGGCCCCAGTCGTACGAGCTGATCGGCCCGCTGGCCCGCCTGATCCCCGAGGAGCTGACCCTCGACGTCATCTTCCTCGGCGTCGACCACGTGGACCCCAAGCTCGGCGCGTCCGCGCGCAACGAGGGTGAGGCCGCCATCAACCGGCTGCTCGCCGAGCGGTCCGGCCGCGTCGTGGTGGTCGCCGACTCGTCCAAGCTGGGCGGCTCGGCGTTCGTGCGGATCTGCCCCATCGAGGAGATCCACGGCCTGATCACCGACGCGGACGCCGACGAGGCGGTCGTGGCGGAGTTCCGCGACCGCGGCATCGACGTCCAGCTGGTCTAG
- a CDS encoding SIS domain-containing protein, producing the protein MREHFVETEIISQPDCWRRAVTLAPDSLPAPGERVAVVGCGTSWFVAQSYAQLREAAGQGETDAFAASEFPFARGYDRVVAITRSGTTTEVLDLLDRLRGRTPTLALIGDPETPVVSKANQLVVLDFADERSVVQTRFATSVLALLRASLGEDLDRAIADCELAVVEPLADELVHAEQFTFLGRGWTNGLALEAGLKMREAAGAWTESYPAMEYRHGPISITGPNRVAWMFGTAPEELPEQVAATGGVFRAGDRDPMAELVTVQRLAVAIALGRGLDPDRPRHLTRSVVLRGVDQ; encoded by the coding sequence GTGCGCGAACACTTCGTCGAGACGGAGATCATCTCGCAACCGGACTGCTGGCGGCGGGCCGTCACGCTGGCGCCCGACAGTCTGCCAGCGCCGGGCGAGCGCGTCGCGGTGGTCGGCTGCGGCACGTCGTGGTTCGTCGCCCAGTCCTACGCCCAGCTGCGGGAGGCCGCCGGCCAGGGCGAGACCGACGCCTTCGCCGCCTCCGAGTTCCCGTTCGCCCGCGGCTACGACCGGGTCGTCGCGATCACCCGCTCCGGCACCACCACCGAGGTGCTGGACCTGCTCGACCGGCTGCGCGGCCGCACTCCCACGCTGGCGCTGATCGGCGATCCGGAGACGCCCGTCGTCAGCAAGGCGAACCAGCTGGTGGTGCTGGACTTCGCCGACGAGCGGTCGGTGGTGCAGACCCGGTTCGCCACCTCGGTGCTGGCGCTGCTGCGGGCCAGCCTGGGCGAGGACCTGGACCGCGCGATCGCCGACTGCGAGCTGGCGGTCGTCGAGCCGCTGGCCGACGAGCTCGTGCACGCCGAGCAGTTCACGTTCCTCGGCCGCGGCTGGACCAACGGCCTCGCGCTGGAGGCCGGGCTGAAGATGCGCGAGGCGGCCGGCGCGTGGACCGAGTCGTACCCGGCGATGGAGTACCGGCACGGCCCGATCAGCATCACCGGCCCGAACCGGGTGGCCTGGATGTTCGGCACGGCGCCGGAAGAGCTGCCGGAGCAGGTCGCCGCGACCGGCGGCGTGTTCCGCGCCGGCGACCGGGACCCGATGGCCGAACTCGTGACCGTTCAGCGACTGGCCGTGGCGATCGCCCTGGGCCGGGGGCTGGACCCCGACCGGCCGCGGCATCTGACCCGCTCCGTTGTCTTGCGAGGTGTAGACCAATGA